The genomic region TCGATCGCAGCCCCCAACATCGGGGAAACCGCCACCGCCGCACGCCAGCGACATTCGAGGGTCATCGGATCGTCGAATTCTCCCGGCGGTTTTCCGGTGAGTAAGTGAACGCAGGTGCGACCCAACGCATAAAAATCTGCCGTCGGGCCGACCGAGCCCCCGGCGATTTGTTCCGGGGGACTGTAGCCCGGAGAAAATAAGCGCGTCGAACTTCCCTGAACGGCGCCGAGATGTTTGGCGCCGCCAAAGTCGATCGCTACGACCTGTCCGCTTGTCACCCTTACCATCAAATTCGCGGGTTTGAGGTCGCGGTGGATAATGCGATGTCGGTGTAACTCTTCTAAAATATCGAGGGTTTGGTTGAGCCAGTCCACTACCTGAGATTCGTTAAAGCCCTGGGGATGGCGATCGAGCAGATGTTGTAAGGTTTCTCCCTCGATTTTTTCCATCACCAAACAGGGCAGCGATCGCGCCTGGGGAAAGTTCAGGTGAAGGAGAAAATAGCCGTCTGCTTCTACCCGAGGGACTCCGGGATGGCGCAAATTCATTAACACCCGCGCTTCTTGCTCGAACAGTTCGACGGCTTTCGGTTGGGTTTCGGTTAAGACTTTGAGGACGCATTGGCGATCGTCGCGACTGTCGTGAGCGAGATAGGCGATCGCAAATCCCCCGGTTCCTAATTTTTGTAAAGCCCAGTAGCGCCGCGCCACGCACAGGGGCGTGCCACAATTTTGACAAAATTGATTCCCCCCACTTTGAGGGAACGGTCGCGAACAATCGGGATTGATGCAGTGAAGCTCGGTGAACTGCATGAAAATGCTCGACAATCAATAAATAGTTGATGCTCGATCCAATCGGGGCGATCGGAACCACGCCGTCCCCCTCCCGACTTTCGATCCCCCAGTCGCGATCCCCGGCGTCGATCCCCTTCGTAAAGATTTTATTGTTATGCCCTCGGCGATCGTCCCTTCTTCAGTCAAAGACGATCCCTTTCCGTCCGCACTCCCTTTCCATACCATAAAAAGGCAATTTTAAGATGTAACAAAAAATTAAGTTTTGCTACAGGGGATAAACAATAATTATCTGAGAATAAAAGATATTTGAAGTTTATCTTATCGGATTCCTGATATATTTAATTAGCAAACGAACGCAAGCAGCCTGCTGATTCCGTGAACCCCCCCAGAGCAGGAGCTAGAGACTTACAGGTTCCACCACCTGGGAGCGCGAAAAGCACTCAAAAGGGAACTGGGAGACAGGCGAGGCTGCGGAAAGTTTAGAAGATTCCTAGGAAGGGGGATTATGTCTTACAGTTCGACTCAAACGCAGTCAAAATCCGGCTACGACGCTGGGGTAAAAGATTATAAACTGACTTACTACACTCCGGATTACACTCCCAAAGATACCGATATTTTGGCAGCGTTCCGGATGACCCCGCAGCCTGGAGTGCCGCCGGAAGAAGCAGGAGCTGCAGTTGCGGCTGAGTCGTCCACCGGAACCTGGACCACCGTGTGGACCGACTTGCTGACCGATTTGGATCGCTACAAAGGTCGTTGCTACGACATCGAACCTGTTGCCAACGAAGATAACCAATATATTTGCTACGTTGCTTATCCGTTGGATCTGTTTGAAGAAGGCTCCGTCACCAACATGTTGACCTCGATCGTGGGGAACGTGTTCGGGTTTAAAGCCTTGCGTGCCTTGCGTTTGGAAGATTTACGGATTCCGGTTGCTTACCTGAAGACCTTCCAAGGCCCGCCCCACGGGATTCAGGTCGAGCGTGACAAGATCAACAAATACGGTCGTCCCTTACTCGGTTGCACGATCAAACCGAAACTCGGTCTGTCCGCGAAAAACTACGGTCGTGCGGTTTACGAATGCTTGCGCGGCGGTTTGGACTTCACCAAAGACGACGAAAACATCAACTCGCAGCCGTTCCAACGCTGGCGCGATCGCTTCTTGTTCGTCGCCGACGCCATCCACAAAGCTCAAGCGGAAACGGGCGAAATCAAAGGTCACTACCTCAACGTCACCGCCCCGACTTGCGAAGAAATGATGAAACGGGCCGAGTTCGCCAAAGAACTCGAAATGCCCATTATCATGCACGACTTCTTGACGGCTGGCTTCACCGCCAACACCACCTTGGCGAAATGGTGCCGCGATAACGGCTTGTTGCTGCACATTCACCGCGCCATGCACGCCGTGATCGACCGTCAGAAAAACCACGGGATCCACTTCCGCGTCTTGGCAAAATGCTTGCGGATGTCCGGTGGCGACCACATCCACACCGGAACCGTCGTCGGTAAACTCGAAGGCGAACGCGGCATCACCATGGGCTTCGTGGACTTGCTGCGTGAAAACTACGTCGAACAAGACAAGTCTCGCGGGATCTACTTCACCCAGGACTGGGCCTCGATGGGCGGCGTGATGGCCGTTGCCTCCGGTGGGATCCACGTATGGCACATGCCCGCGTTGGTCGAAATCTTCGGCGACGACTCCGTGCTGCAGTTCGGTGGTGGAACCTTGGGTCACCCCTGGGGGAACGCTCCCGGTGCGACCGCGAACCGTGTCGCTCTCGAAGCTTGCATCCAAGCCCGTAACGAAGGCCGCAACTTGGCTCGCGAAGGGAACGACGTTATCCGCGAAGCCGCTCGCTGGTGCCCCGAACTGGCTGCCGCTTGCGAACTCTGGAAAGAAATCAAGTTCGAGTTCGAGGCGATGGATACGGTCTAATCGAGACCTTTGGTGGGAGGGAAAGAGCCAGAGCGCATCTTGTACCTCCCCCGAGATCGCCTGTTAGCCGCAGGTGGACGGAGTGCCTGAAGCGTTGGCAATCGGGTGCGATCGCCTCAAAGGGAGTTGTGGATTTCAAATCAAATCAGAGTATCCCTCACTGCTGTTTGCCGCAGGGAAAGGGAGTAAGGTGGTGTATCCAAATTGAACATTTGGCTCCATCGGATTTGAGAAGAATAAAAAAAACTTCCCTAAAAGCAACTCACGCGATCGCCATTGACAACCGTTATGGATATCAAACAGATTGCCAAAAGTACGGCCAAAGTCCTCGCCAGCTATTTAACCTATCAGGCGATGCGAACCGTGATGGCTCAGTTAAGTGAAACGAATCCACCTTTAGCCTACTGGCTGCAAAGCTTTTCCAAAAGCGACAAAATGCAAGATGGAGAAGCCTATCTGGAAGATTTGATGCAGGCCAAACCGGATTTAGCCTTACGGATGATGACGGTAAGAGCGCATTTGGCGGAGGAAATTTCAGATTTTTTGCCGGAAATGGTTCGCACGAATATCCAACAAGCCAACATGGAACATCGACGGCAACATCTGGAGCGGATGACCAGCATTAGTGTTGGCGATCGCGATCGCGAAGACACCGCCTCCAGACCGAACGCAGACGAGCATTCCAGTTGACCCTTCGGGTTTTGGCTCCGGCCAACCCCACAAGCATTCATCGTAGATCCACGAGCATATCGAGTAAGCAACCCATGAAAACTCTGCCTAAAGAGCGTCGTTACGAAACTCTTTCCTATCTTCCCCCCCTCACCGACGCCCAAATTACCCGTCAAGTCCAGTACATCTTAGACCAAGGTTACATTCCGGCGATCGAGTTTAACGAAGACTCCGATCCCACGGTCTACTACTGGACCATGTGGAAACTGCCCTTGTTCGGCGCTCGCTCTACTCAAGAAGTACTCAGCGAAGTTCAAGCCTGCCGTTCCGAGTATCCCAACTGCTTCATCCGCATCGTCGGTTTCGATAACGTGAAGCAGTGCCAAATCCTCAGCTTCATCGTTCACAAACCCGGTGGCAGCCGCTTCTAAATTCTCGCAGCCCTGAAACGGAGCGAAAATTAGATCCAATTTAAAAAAGGGACGAAACTCAGCGCGAGTTTCGTCCCTTTGCTCTTGTTATTGTTTATTTTTAGAAAAAAACGCTACACCGACCTCCTTTGCGGGTCGTGGAGTGCGGCAATTTGCACCTTTTTCAGGCACAAAACCGAACTCGGGCGATCGCCCGACCTCGATAAAGTAAGTACAGAAAGAGGTACAAACCAACTCCTCCAAGCCTACCTCATCCACTTACAGCAGCGAAACTCAGGAGGTCGAGAATTATGGCACTGATTCGTTGGGAACCCTTCCGAGAAATCGATAGCTTACAACGGGAAATGAATCGCCTGTTTGAAAGTCTCTCCCCCGACGGAGAACGCACTGGAATCGCCTTTGCACCCCCTGCCGAACTCGACGAAACCCCAGACGCATTCGATTTGAAATTAGAAGTTCCAGGAATGGAACCGAACGATCTCGATATCGAAGTCACCGCCGAAGCCGTCCGCATCAGTGGCGAACGCCGCAGCGAAACCCGCAGCGAAGAAGGTGGAACCACCCGCACTGAATTCCGCTATGGCAAATTCAGCCGCGTGATTCCCTTACCTGCGAAAATCCAAAATACCGAAGTGAAAGCTGAATACAAAGACGGCATTCTCAAAGTGCACCTACCGAAAGCGGACGAAGAAAAACATAAAGTCTTCAAAGTAAGCGTCAGCTAAGGGCAAATTCACTCCAGTAAGGGTCAAACCGTCCCTTTCGACGAGACCAACTCGATCGATCGCGGACGGTTTGGCCACCGAAACGACAACAAACGACAACAAGGGTTAAGATTCCAGAGGGGAAATGCGATCGCACTTCCCCTTTTTTTTGATTTGTTTTTTGATTTGATGGGTTTGAGTTCAAATTGTTGCAACTTGATTGTCTGGCGGAGGGGACTGTGATGTGGGGCGATCGTTCGCTGAGGGTAGTACAAACAGTTTTGGAACCCCTAGTGCCAGTGTCGCCTTCGAGGACTATCAAGTGATGTTTGCGAAGAAACATAAGTAAATTCCGCCTGGGTGTTCGGTGACACTCCTGGCGGATCGCGGTTTTAACAATGGGAGCGGGAATTCCCCGATTCTACCGAAGGTGAATCGTGGGATGAAAGCGACTCTTCGGCAAATCAGTTATAATCTTATCATCTGGCTATATCGGCGATGGGCAAAATTACCCCGATTTAAATCCAAGCAGGGAAGGCAATCTATCAGTTATCCTCAAAATGTTAAGTTTGAGGGAAATTACATCAAACTGCCTAAAGTTGGGTTAGTGCGTTGTCGTCAGCATCGAAGTTTTGAGGGAAAAATCAAAACTGTAACCCTCTCCAAAAATCCAGATGGTAAATATTATGCTTCAGTTTTGGTAGAGGGTAGAGAAGAACCTCCCTTTCCCTCAACTGAAGGAAAAGCAATTGGCATTGATTTAGGGCTGACCGATTTTGCGATGACCAGTGAGGGGTCGAAATACAATAATCCCAAGCATTTTGATAAACACGCGCAAAACCTAAAAAGAAAACAGCAAAAACACGCTCGAAAAAGGAAAGGCAGCAACAACCGCAATAAATCGCGGGTAAAAGTTGCCAAGATTCACGCCAAAATAAGTCGCTGTCGTGAAGATTTTCTCCACAAGCTATCCCGTAAGATAGTGAACGAAAACCAAGTGATTGTGGTCGAATCCCCCCTAACCCCCCTTAATAAGGGGGGAACTAAAGGGGGGATAGGTATGGTTCGCCATCACCAACTCGCCAAAGCGATTAGTGATGTCGGTTGGGGAATGTTTTGTACGATGTTAAAGTACAAGGCTGAATCAGAAGGAAAAGTTTATCTAGAAGTCGATCGATTTTTTCCTTCTTCTAAAACCTGCCATGTATGCCTCAATCAAACCAAAAGCTTGTCTCTTGATGCGAGAAGCTGGACTTGCGAACATCGCCAAACCCATCATGACAGGGACATCAATGCCGCCATCAATCTCAAAAATGAAGGCTTACGGATATTAGAGTTAGGAACTCGCTCTACTGCCCTTGGAGGGGATGTAAGACGAGGTGGTAGAACTTCAGTTCTATCTAGCGCAGTCCCCAGTGAAGAGGGAAGCCGCTATTGTAATCTTTGATTCAATAGCGGTAGTTCACTCGTAAGCACCTGTTGCAACGGCTACAGATCCATCAGTGGGAATAGGTCGTGAAACTCTCAGATTGAGTTCTCAACGCTGGTGACGTTCTCACGATGAAACCCTTGACCGTAGACGACTTTTCTGCACCACTAAGGGGTTGTGGGTCAGAACGTATGCGCGTGTAGCACCTCCGCGTCACAGATATAGGTGATGCCCGAATAATCGTCGAAAAACCGCGCTGCGACCTCATCCGAGATTCTCAGGGCGATCTCCCGATTTGCGGTGAGTATCTCGATCTTTATATTCGAGTAGAAATCGCCAACGGTAGGTTGTCCCGACGATCGCACGTTGCGACTCCCTTTACCGCCAGCAGCCACCACCGTATAACCGGTAGCCCCGGCTTCGTCGATGATCTTGGCGATCTTTTTCAGCAACAACTTTTCCGTGACAATGACGAGCTTGCTGGTTTGCTGGGTCATGTGGGTTACCTCTTGCTGTACTTAATTAACGCCTTGATTATACATCAAATACCCAAGACAGTTAATTCGCACGAATTGAACGGTGCGAATTGCCTCATCAATGGCAAAGTATTGAGTTGTACTTGCTTTGCTTTTGTACTCGTTGACATACCTCACCGTCCTCAAGGAACGGTGATTCCTTGATGTTTCATCGAGACTGGCTACTCAGTAGTCTCACCGTCTCTCCACGTCCGTTTAAAGTCTCCCAATGCCCTATGGCGACTGACTGTATTGTAGGGGAAAAGTTGTCAAAGTCGTTGTGGAAAGACGGTCTCTTAGACCCAAGTTTTTTTGATAACAAACATTACTTTACCTTTTGAAGCGTAACTGTGCAATAACATCAAAGTAGCTGTGTCAGGGCCGATACAGCATTTTCCTCTGCTATGCAAGACATTTAGATCCCCCTAAATCCCCCTTAAAACGGGGGACTTTCCTCTAACCCCCCAAAATCCCCCCAACCCCCCTTTGAAAGGGGGGTTGGGGGGATAGGGGGCTCGGCACTGTACCTCATGAGATGCCCGAGTGCTGTAGGGGCAACAGGTTTCTGATGTTGTTGTCATAGAGAGTCAGGATCTCGAAGGTAGTCCATTCACTGAGCGGCGCTAAATCACGAGTGGCATTGTTGACGATGAAGAGATGTTCGAGGTTTTTGAGCGATCGCAACGGGGTAATATCTTCACTCGGGTTGATGCTTAGGGACAGCCAGATGAACTGAGTAAAGCCAGCCAGGGGTTGTCAGTTGTGCAACTCCAATCACTCTAGCACCAGAGGATCTTCTTGACTGACGAGCGCATCCGTCTCGGCGCAATCTTGGGTGCCGACGATGGTTAACAGTTGGTCAACTGTATGTTGTAGTGGCAGGGGGCAGATCGGATCGTTGTTCGCAGCACTTGGTAAAGCGCTGAATTGATGTTTCATTCACCGATGTTTTCTGGAGGGATAGGCCCAACACGCCGAGTCCGATCGCAACAAAGGACAGCGCCAATCAGCCAACAGAGGGAATGATACTCATTTGAATCTTTGATAAACGGCATGTCCTATGGAGAAAGGCGATCGCAATTCACATTAACCAGAGATGGGGATCGCCAAACAAGAAAAAGAAAAACTTATGATTTGAATTTGACATTGTATTTCAAATCCATGTTACAGAGCGCAAAAATCTGTACATTTCAGGATAGACTTAAACACATCGAGATTCAGGTCTTAATAAATCTCGATCTATAAGAGGTGTTCCACGACAGTGACACCTTCGATCCCCGTTCGGAGAGCAGCAATCTCCGAACACCCTGGCCACAGGTTCTAGCATAACCCCTGTGCTTTAGGGGTGAACCGTTTCGCCCTTAGTTTTTAAAGCTCACCTATCACAATAGTCACTCCTCGTTAGAGGAGGTGTAAGGAGGTATTCAATTCGTGGAGTTTTTATCCGAGTTCTTGACGCGCTTCGTGGATAAGTTGCAGTCACCGACACTCGGCTTTCTGATTGGTGGTATGGTCATTGCCGCCGTCAATAGCCGACTGCAAATCCCAGATGCAATCTATAAATTCATCGTCTTCATGCTGCTGATCAAAGTCGGGCTGAGCGGCGGTATTGCGATTCGCAATGCCGATCTCGCGGCGATGCTATTGCCCGCACTGTTTGCGGTGGTAATTGGGATTCTGATCGTGTTCATCGGGCGCTACACACTAGCCAACTTGCCGGGTATCAAAACTGTGGATGCTATTGCAACTGCAGGCTTGTTCGGTGCTGTGAGTGGCTCTACCCTGGCCGCCGCCCTGACAATGCTAGAATCGGAAAGTATACAATACGAACCCTGGGCTGCCGCACTCTATCCCTTCATGGACATCCCCGCCCTCGTGACGGCGATCGTGTTAGCCAGCCTTTATACAAGCAAGCAGAAGCAGCGCCGTGCCGCAGAAGAGAATCTCAGCAAGCAAGAGGCTCTCAGCAAGCAGGCGGTTGCCGCAGGCGGCTATCCCAGCGAGCCGGAGTATCCCACCACCCGGCAGGAGTATCTCAGCCAGCAACGCGGTACTGAAGACAACCGGGTCAAGATCTGGCCGATCGTCAAGGAAAGTCTCCAGGGTTCTGCTCTATCGGCACTACTACTTGGCCTTGCCCTAGGCATACTAACCCAGCCCGAAAGTGTCTATGAAAGCTTCTTCGATCCCCTCTTCCGAGGTCTACTTTCGATCCTGATGCTGGTCATGGGGATGGAAGCCTGGGCAAGGATCGGCGAGCTGCGCAAGGTGGCTCAGTGGTACGCCGTATATGCCTTTGTGGCACCTCTGCTGCATGGACTCATTGCCTTCGGTTTCGGCATGGTTGCCCACCAAATTACGGGATTCAGCCCTGGCGGCGTCGTGATCCTGGCCGTCATCGCCGCCTCCAGTTCGGACATCTCCGGGCCGCCCACTTTACGAGCTGGTATTCCCAAGGCCAATCCCTCCGCCTACGTGGGTTCGTCCACAGCCGTCGGCACCCCAGTTGCGCTTGCTGTAGGAATACCGCTCTACATCGGTCTTGCCCAGGCGCTCATGAGTAGCTGATTCCAGACGGTCGCAGTCTGCCGGTGCTACCCCAGCCCGG from Oxynema aestuarii AP17 harbors:
- a CDS encoding form I ribulose bisphosphate carboxylase large subunit codes for the protein MSYSSTQTQSKSGYDAGVKDYKLTYYTPDYTPKDTDILAAFRMTPQPGVPPEEAGAAVAAESSTGTWTTVWTDLLTDLDRYKGRCYDIEPVANEDNQYICYVAYPLDLFEEGSVTNMLTSIVGNVFGFKALRALRLEDLRIPVAYLKTFQGPPHGIQVERDKINKYGRPLLGCTIKPKLGLSAKNYGRAVYECLRGGLDFTKDDENINSQPFQRWRDRFLFVADAIHKAQAETGEIKGHYLNVTAPTCEEMMKRAEFAKELEMPIIMHDFLTAGFTANTTLAKWCRDNGLLLHIHRAMHAVIDRQKNHGIHFRVLAKCLRMSGGDHIHTGTVVGKLEGERGITMGFVDLLRENYVEQDKSRGIYFTQDWASMGGVMAVASGGIHVWHMPALVEIFGDDSVLQFGGGTLGHPWGNAPGATANRVALEACIQARNEGRNLAREGNDVIREAARWCPELAAACELWKEIKFEFEAMDTV
- the rcbX gene encoding RuBisCO chaperone RbcX is translated as MDIKQIAKSTAKVLASYLTYQAMRTVMAQLSETNPPLAYWLQSFSKSDKMQDGEAYLEDLMQAKPDLALRMMTVRAHLAEEISDFLPEMVRTNIQQANMEHRRQHLERMTSISVGDRDREDTASRPNADEHSS
- a CDS encoding ribulose bisphosphate carboxylase small subunit: MKTLPKERRYETLSYLPPLTDAQITRQVQYILDQGYIPAIEFNEDSDPTVYYWTMWKLPLFGARSTQEVLSEVQACRSEYPNCFIRIVGFDNVKQCQILSFIVHKPGGSRF
- a CDS encoding Hsp20/alpha crystallin family protein, whose protein sequence is MALIRWEPFREIDSLQREMNRLFESLSPDGERTGIAFAPPAELDETPDAFDLKLEVPGMEPNDLDIEVTAEAVRISGERRSETRSEEGGTTRTEFRYGKFSRVIPLPAKIQNTEVKAEYKDGILKVHLPKADEEKHKVFKVSVS
- a CDS encoding transposase, which codes for MKATLRQISYNLIIWLYRRWAKLPRFKSKQGRQSISYPQNVKFEGNYIKLPKVGLVRCRQHRSFEGKIKTVTLSKNPDGKYYASVLVEGREEPPFPSTEGKAIGIDLGLTDFAMTSEGSKYNNPKHFDKHAQNLKRKQQKHARKRKGSNNRNKSRVKVAKIHAKISRCREDFLHKLSRKIVNENQVIVVESPLTPLNKGGTKGGIGMVRHHQLAKAISDVGWGMFCTMLKYKAESEGKVYLEVDRFFPSSKTCHVCLNQTKSLSLDARSWTCEHRQTHHDRDINAAINLKNEGLRILELGTRSTALGGDVRRGGRTSVLSSAVPSEEGSRYCNL
- a CDS encoding P-II family nitrogen regulator: MTQQTSKLVIVTEKLLLKKIAKIIDEAGATGYTVVAAGGKGSRNVRSSGQPTVGDFYSNIKIEILTANREIALRISDEVAARFFDDYSGITYICDAEVLHAHTF
- a CDS encoding sodium-dependent bicarbonate transport family permease; this encodes MEFLSEFLTRFVDKLQSPTLGFLIGGMVIAAVNSRLQIPDAIYKFIVFMLLIKVGLSGGIAIRNADLAAMLLPALFAVVIGILIVFIGRYTLANLPGIKTVDAIATAGLFGAVSGSTLAAALTMLESESIQYEPWAAALYPFMDIPALVTAIVLASLYTSKQKQRRAAEENLSKQEALSKQAVAAGGYPSEPEYPTTRQEYLSQQRGTEDNRVKIWPIVKESLQGSALSALLLGLALGILTQPESVYESFFDPLFRGLLSILMLVMGMEAWARIGELRKVAQWYAVYAFVAPLLHGLIAFGFGMVAHQITGFSPGGVVILAVIAASSSDISGPPTLRAGIPKANPSAYVGSSTAVGTPVALAVGIPLYIGLAQALMSS